One part of the Paraglaciecola sp. L3A3 genome encodes these proteins:
- the accB gene encoding acetyl-CoA carboxylase biotin carboxyl carrier protein, whose protein sequence is MDIRKIKKLIELVEESGISELEITEGEESVRIHRGGAASQMMAPMQYAAPQQQVAAPAPVAAVEAPAAAPAITGHVMNSPMVGTFYRSSSPEAKPFVEVGQKVNVGDTLCIIEAMKMMNQIEADKSGVVTQILVDNQEPVEFDQPMFVIE, encoded by the coding sequence ATGGATATACGTAAAATAAAAAAACTGATTGAGCTGGTGGAAGAGTCTGGCATATCTGAATTAGAAATTACCGAAGGTGAAGAATCGGTTCGCATCCATCGCGGTGGCGCTGCCAGTCAAATGATGGCTCCTATGCAATATGCAGCTCCACAACAACAAGTTGCGGCACCAGCACCTGTTGCTGCGGTTGAAGCCCCAGCTGCTGCCCCGGCAATCACTGGCCATGTTATGAATTCTCCTATGGTTGGTACTTTTTATCGTTCATCTTCTCCTGAAGCAAAACCTTTTGTTGAAGTGGGACAAAAAGTTAATGTGGGTGATACCTTGTGTATTATCGAAGCAATGAAAATGATGAATCAAATTGAAGCTGATAAATCAGGTGTTGTGACACAAATTTTAGTGGACAACCAAGAGCCAGTAGAATTTGATCAACCTATGTTTGTGATTGAATAA
- the aroQ gene encoding type II 3-dehydroquinate dehydratase, whose product MNLLLINGPNLNMLGKREPETYGSQSLEQINDEINLYAETLGISVTHVQSNAEHVLIDTIHSAFQKIDFIVINPGAFTHTSVALRDALLSVSIPFIEVHLSNVHAREPFRQHSYLSDVAQGVICGLGSQGYKFAIAAAKNFLKK is encoded by the coding sequence GTGAATTTATTACTGATAAATGGTCCGAATCTCAATATGTTAGGTAAACGTGAACCTGAAACTTATGGTTCACAGAGTCTCGAACAAATTAATGATGAGATAAACCTATATGCCGAAACTCTCGGCATCTCAGTTACTCATGTGCAGTCAAATGCTGAACATGTATTAATTGATACTATCCATAGTGCGTTTCAAAAGATCGACTTTATTGTAATTAATCCTGGAGCATTCACTCATACCAGTGTTGCTTTGCGAGATGCCCTGTTAAGTGTTTCGATTCCCTTTATTGAGGTGCATTTATCGAACGTACATGCAAGAGAACCTTTTAGACAACATTCATATTTATCGGATGTGGCGCAAGGTGTGATTTGTGGCTTAGGTTCACAAGGTTACAAATTTGCTATCGCTGCCGCGAAAAATTTTTTAAAGAAATAA
- a CDS encoding FxsA family protein, with the protein MAKLFVLFVILPILEIALLINVSDQIGGWYTVAIVVLTAFFGARLVRQEGLATLAQAQQKMQVGQMPGQEMAEGLLLVIAGVLLVTPGFITDGLGFLLSLPMTRPLIAKNILKHMSVSMVNQSFQGEFTQQSHSQYDFQQKKEEQSGEIIEGEFVDKDEDKDEKIKPTLRKPD; encoded by the coding sequence GTGGCAAAGTTATTTGTTTTATTCGTGATATTACCCATTCTGGAAATAGCCCTGCTAATCAATGTGAGTGATCAAATTGGTGGTTGGTATACAGTGGCAATTGTCGTGCTTACTGCATTTTTTGGCGCACGCTTAGTCCGCCAGGAAGGTTTAGCTACACTGGCTCAAGCTCAACAAAAAATGCAAGTTGGACAGATGCCAGGACAAGAAATGGCTGAGGGTTTACTGTTGGTTATTGCTGGTGTGTTGTTAGTCACTCCCGGTTTTATAACAGACGGTCTTGGCTTTTTGTTAAGTCTTCCGATGACACGTCCACTGATTGCAAAAAATATACTTAAACACATGTCGGTAAGCATGGTTAATCAATCATTTCAAGGTGAGTTTACTCAACAAAGCCACTCTCAATATGATTTTCAACAAAAAAAAGAAGAACAGTCTGGTGAAATAATCGAAGGTGAATTTGTCGATAAAGATGAAGATAAAGACGAAAAAATTAAGCCTACTTTAAGAAAACCAGATTAA
- a CDS encoding peptidylprolyl isomerase, with translation MKACACHILVKSKEEAEKIKAQLDKGGNFQQLAKKYSICPSGKKGGDLGEFGPGKMVKAFDNVVFKKEILKVHGPIKTQFGFHLIKTLYRS, from the coding sequence ATGAAAGCATGCGCTTGCCACATTTTAGTCAAATCTAAAGAAGAAGCTGAAAAAATAAAAGCCCAACTAGATAAAGGTGGAAATTTTCAGCAATTAGCCAAAAAATATTCTATTTGTCCGTCAGGCAAAAAAGGCGGAGACTTAGGTGAATTTGGCCCAGGAAAAATGGTAAAAGCGTTTGATAACGTGGTGTTTAAGAAAGAAATTCTGAAGGTACATGGGCCAATCAAAACTCAGTTCGGCTTTCATTTAATCAAAACGTTGTATCGTAGTTAA
- a CDS encoding protein-disulfide reductase DsbD, with protein MKFSRHFFTLFIAFCLLPFFSLAQTNEPLADLFSDEPEFLKVEQAFEFDFKQEGDKLTLSWDIADGYYLYKKQFKAVVKNADLSEPTYPKAEQIEDEYFGLSDIFRKRVDIEYSIISAQDNGLVKIRFQGCADAGLCYQPIIKEVFLNPVTTTASRQTANSYETAPTDKPPQAQQFELASLLSSEQSLPWTLLLFLGLGIGLAFTPCVFPMYPILSGIVIGQGKSISTSRAFTLSFVYVQGMAITYSLLGLIVASAGVQFQASLQHPAILIGLIVIFVLLAIVMFGAYELQLPSSWQEKLNAMSNKQTSGSYLGVLVMGAISGLVASPCTTAPLTGILLFIAQSGDLVLGFTALYALSLGMGIPLILFGITGGKLLPKAGNWMNIVKVTFGFMMLAVAIMFVERLVSHMATDIAWSLLGLATFSYFYVMNQGSQTSFYKGVRALLIFVGLFASAGYGYQTISSVSATNEHGQTSKADSTHVSFVEVTNLADFEKKVAEANAEGKTVMIDLYADWCVACKEFEKYTFPDPAVVKALQNTVLLQIDLTDNTDSNLAFQERFSVLGLPTILFFDLNGQEIQSSRVTGYMQAKPFAQHVNNFLN; from the coding sequence ATGAAATTTAGTCGCCATTTTTTTACCCTCTTTATTGCTTTTTGTTTGTTGCCATTTTTCAGTTTGGCTCAAACAAACGAGCCCTTAGCTGATTTATTTTCTGATGAGCCAGAATTTTTAAAAGTTGAACAAGCATTCGAGTTTGATTTTAAACAAGAAGGCGACAAGTTAACCTTAAGTTGGGATATTGCTGATGGTTACTATTTATATAAAAAGCAATTTAAAGCTGTGGTCAAAAATGCTGACTTGTCTGAGCCGACATACCCCAAAGCAGAACAAATCGAGGATGAATATTTTGGCTTGTCAGATATTTTTCGTAAGCGAGTAGATATTGAATATTCTATTATTTCAGCGCAAGACAATGGTTTAGTTAAAATCCGTTTCCAAGGTTGTGCTGACGCAGGTCTTTGTTATCAACCTATCATTAAAGAAGTGTTTCTCAATCCAGTTACCACAACAGCTTCCAGACAAACAGCTAACTCGTATGAAACAGCCCCCACTGATAAGCCACCCCAAGCCCAGCAATTTGAGTTAGCCAGCCTACTGTCTAGTGAACAAAGTTTACCATGGACATTATTGTTATTTTTAGGCTTAGGCATAGGTTTAGCTTTTACTCCTTGTGTATTCCCTATGTACCCTATTTTATCGGGCATTGTTATTGGTCAAGGTAAGTCGATTAGTACCTCAAGAGCATTTACTTTGTCTTTTGTGTACGTACAAGGCATGGCCATAACTTATTCACTGCTAGGGCTAATAGTGGCTTCGGCAGGCGTGCAATTTCAGGCCAGTTTGCAACACCCGGCTATTTTGATTGGTTTAATTGTGATTTTTGTTTTGTTGGCGATAGTGATGTTTGGTGCCTATGAATTACAATTACCGAGCTCATGGCAAGAAAAATTAAACGCTATGAGTAACAAACAAACTAGCGGTAGTTATTTGGGAGTATTAGTGATGGGGGCGATTTCGGGCTTAGTTGCTTCGCCTTGCACTACTGCACCGCTCACCGGAATTTTACTTTTTATCGCACAAAGCGGCGATTTAGTTTTAGGCTTCACTGCTTTGTATGCTTTGAGTTTAGGTATGGGGATCCCGCTCATTCTGTTTGGTATAACGGGAGGTAAGTTATTACCTAAAGCAGGTAATTGGATGAACATAGTTAAAGTGACCTTTGGTTTTATGATGTTAGCCGTGGCCATTATGTTTGTTGAACGTTTGGTTTCCCATATGGCCACAGATATAGCTTGGAGCCTTTTAGGTTTAGCTACCTTTAGTTATTTTTATGTAATGAATCAAGGCAGCCAAACATCTTTTTATAAAGGTGTACGAGCACTATTAATTTTTGTAGGTTTATTTGCTTCAGCTGGTTATGGTTATCAAACTATCAGCAGTGTTAGTGCTACTAATGAACATGGCCAAACATCTAAAGCCGACTCGACTCATGTCAGTTTTGTTGAAGTGACCAACTTAGCAGACTTCGAGAAAAAAGTAGCCGAGGCCAATGCCGAGGGTAAAACTGTGATGATCGATTTATATGCTGATTGGTGTGTAGCTTGTAAGGAGTTTGAAAAATATACTTTTCCTGATCCTGCAGTGGTAAAAGCACTACAAAATACAGTGCTGTTACAAATTGATTTAACTGATAATACCGATAGTAATTTGGCCTTCCAAGAGCGCTTTTCTGTTTTGGGATTACCTACTATTTTGTTTTTTGATTTAAATGGCCAAGAAATCCAATCATCAAGGGTGACGGGATACATGCAAGCAAAACCTTTTGCCCAGCATGTAAATAACTTTCTAAATTAA
- the prmA gene encoding 50S ribosomal protein L11 methyltransferase, giving the protein MPWIQLKINHQAEYAEQIGDMLSANGAQAVTFVDAKDTPMYEPKPGEVMLWPDTQVVGLYDANHDMQRVISQLEKSKILGKNFNHKLDQLEDKDWEREWMENFHPMQFGKRLWICPSWRDVPDPNAVNVMLDPGLAFGTGTHPTTSLCLRWLDNLELSQSLVVDFGCGSGILGIAALKLGAKRVVGIDIDPQALLASQDNANRNNIGHMIELYLPQDQPVLEADVVLANILAAPLRELREVITAYCKPGGKLVLSGILDNQAEEINQLYSQDFDMEPIEIDGEWARVSGVKR; this is encoded by the coding sequence ATGCCTTGGATCCAACTTAAAATTAATCATCAAGCTGAATATGCCGAACAAATCGGTGATATGTTATCGGCAAATGGTGCACAAGCTGTTACTTTTGTCGATGCAAAAGACACTCCCATGTACGAACCCAAACCAGGTGAAGTAATGTTGTGGCCAGACACTCAAGTGGTGGGTTTATACGACGCCAATCACGATATGCAGCGAGTGATTTCTCAATTAGAAAAGTCAAAAATATTAGGTAAAAACTTCAACCACAAACTCGATCAATTAGAAGACAAAGATTGGGAAAGAGAGTGGATGGAAAACTTTCATCCAATGCAATTTGGTAAGCGTTTGTGGATTTGCCCTAGTTGGCGCGACGTACCTGATCCAAATGCAGTAAACGTTATGCTCGACCCTGGTCTTGCCTTTGGTACAGGTACTCACCCAACCACTAGTTTATGTTTAAGATGGTTAGACAACTTAGAATTAAGCCAATCTTTAGTAGTCGACTTTGGCTGTGGCTCAGGTATTTTGGGCATAGCGGCTTTAAAATTAGGAGCTAAACGAGTGGTAGGTATCGATATTGACCCTCAAGCCCTATTGGCTAGCCAAGACAACGCTAATCGTAATAATATAGGCCATATGATTGAGCTTTATTTACCCCAAGATCAACCCGTATTAGAAGCCGATGTAGTACTAGCCAATATTTTAGCTGCCCCTCTCAGAGAGTTAAGAGAAGTCATTACCGCTTATTGTAAACCCGGCGGTAAATTAGTGTTGTCGGGTATTCTAGATAACCAAGCCGAAGAAATTAACCAATTGTATAGCCAAGACTTCGACATGGAACCGATAGAAATTGACGGAGAATGGGCCAGAGTGTCAGGGGTTAAACGTTAA
- a CDS encoding response regulator translates to MRILLVEDDAQLAKGLHQSLRKEGFTANHVSTAKSALLSVQTNQCNMLILDLGLPDMDGLDLLKRIRKVSPSLPVLILTARDTVDDKIKGLDQGADDYLCKPFDVNELIARLRVIERRLGTATTSMVTISNVSLDLAAHELTVDKNKIDLSRKEFMLLRILMEQAGRIQSREQLESKLYEWGEEVASNAVEVHIHHLRKKLPADFIKTIRGVGYSVSKGV, encoded by the coding sequence ATGCGCATTTTATTAGTAGAAGATGATGCTCAATTAGCTAAAGGTTTACATCAATCTCTTAGGAAAGAAGGTTTTACAGCCAATCATGTGAGCACTGCAAAATCTGCTTTGTTAAGTGTGCAAACTAATCAATGCAACATGTTAATTTTAGATTTAGGTCTACCAGACATGGACGGTTTAGATTTACTAAAAAGAATTCGAAAAGTATCACCATCTTTACCTGTACTTATCTTGACTGCAAGGGATACGGTAGATGATAAAATCAAAGGTTTAGACCAAGGAGCTGATGACTACTTGTGTAAACCTTTTGATGTGAACGAACTGATTGCGAGGTTACGAGTAATAGAAAGGCGTCTCGGAACAGCGACTACTTCTATGGTCACAATTAGCAATGTATCCCTTGATTTAGCTGCACACGAACTAACTGTCGACAAGAACAAAATAGATTTATCTCGTAAAGAATTCATGTTGCTAAGAATACTTATGGAGCAAGCAGGCAGAATCCAATCTAGAGAACAGTTAGAGTCTAAACTTTATGAGTGGGGTGAAGAAGTTGCGAGTAATGCGGTTGAGGTGCATATTCACCATTTACGAAAAAAATTACCTGCAGACTTTATCAAAACAATTAGAGGCGTAGGTTACAGTGTCTCCAAAGGCGTTTAA
- the accC gene encoding acetyl-CoA carboxylase biotin carboxylase subunit gives MLKKVLIANRGEIALRILRACKELGIKTVAVHSTADETLKHVLLADETICIGKASATESYLNIPRIIAAAEVTDADGIHPGYGFLAENADFADAIEKSGFVFIGPTAETINLMGDKVSAIRSMKAAGVPCVPGSDGPLGPDEERNKELARGIGYPIIVKAAGGGGGRGMRVVRSEEELISSIAMTKSEAGAAFNNDVVYMEKFLENPRHVEIQILADGQGNAIHLGERDCSMQRRHQKVVEEAPAPGITPEMRAKIGARCCQACVEIGYRGAGTFEFLFENDEFYFIEMNTRIQVEHPVSEMITGVDLIKEQLRIASGQKLTISQDDIVVKGFAIECRINAEDSKTFIPSPGQITKFHAPGGLGVRWDSHIYAGYTVPPYYDSMIGKLITYGETRDVAIARMRHALDELVIGGIKTNVDLQKSIMADEAFAAGGANIHYLEKKLGMDGH, from the coding sequence ATGCTTAAAAAAGTCCTTATCGCAAACCGTGGTGAAATTGCTTTACGCATATTACGTGCATGTAAAGAATTAGGCATTAAAACTGTAGCTGTGCACTCAACTGCAGATGAAACGCTTAAACATGTATTGTTAGCTGATGAAACAATTTGTATTGGTAAAGCTTCCGCCACTGAAAGTTATCTTAATATTCCACGAATAATTGCTGCTGCAGAAGTAACAGATGCCGACGGTATTCACCCAGGTTATGGCTTTTTGGCAGAAAACGCAGACTTTGCTGACGCCATAGAAAAAAGCGGGTTTGTGTTTATTGGCCCTACAGCCGAAACCATTAATTTAATGGGTGACAAAGTTTCAGCGATTAGATCGATGAAAGCTGCTGGTGTGCCATGTGTGCCTGGTTCTGACGGCCCATTAGGCCCTGATGAAGAGCGTAATAAAGAATTAGCTCGAGGCATTGGTTATCCCATCATAGTGAAAGCTGCTGGTGGTGGTGGTGGTCGTGGTATGCGTGTGGTCCGTAGTGAAGAAGAATTAATTTCGTCCATCGCTATGACTAAAAGTGAAGCCGGCGCAGCCTTTAACAATGACGTAGTTTACATGGAGAAATTCCTAGAAAACCCACGTCATGTCGAAATTCAAATTTTAGCGGATGGTCAAGGTAACGCGATTCATTTAGGTGAGCGTGATTGTTCAATGCAAAGACGTCATCAAAAAGTAGTTGAAGAAGCCCCAGCACCAGGTATCACTCCTGAAATGCGTGCAAAAATTGGCGCAAGATGTTGCCAAGCATGTGTTGAAATTGGTTATCGCGGCGCAGGTACCTTTGAGTTCTTATTCGAAAATGATGAGTTCTATTTCATTGAAATGAATACCCGTATTCAGGTTGAACATCCAGTATCAGAAATGATTACAGGTGTAGATTTAATCAAAGAACAACTACGTATTGCTTCGGGTCAAAAACTGACTATCAGTCAAGACGATATAGTGGTAAAAGGTTTTGCAATCGAATGTCGTATTAACGCAGAGGATTCAAAAACCTTTATCCCAAGTCCTGGACAGATCACTAAATTTCACGCTCCTGGCGGTTTAGGTGTGAGATGGGATTCGCATATCTATGCTGGTTATACTGTACCTCCATATTATGACTCTATGATAGGCAAATTAATCACTTATGGTGAAACTCGCGATGTTGCCATTGCCAGAATGCGCCATGCCTTAGATGAGTTAGTGATTGGTGGCATCAAAACTAATGTTGATTTGCAAAAGAGCATTATGGCCGATGAGGCTTTTGCTGCTGGTGGCGCTAATATTCATTACCTAGAGAAAAAATTAGGCATGGATGGCCATTAG
- the upp gene encoding uracil phosphoribosyltransferase, which translates to MTIHAIEHPLIQHKLALMREKGISSKDFRELASEVGNLLTYEATRDLPTETVKIESWNGKMLNTQKIKGKKITVVPILRAGLGMLDGVLRLIPNAKISVVGLYRDEETLQPVAYFDKVVKDTKQRTALIVDPMLATGGTLIATIDLLKEKGCKKIMGLFLVAAPEGLAAVQAAHPDVDIYTAAIDEKLNDKGYILPGLGDAGDKIFGTK; encoded by the coding sequence ATGACAATTCACGCAATAGAACATCCATTAATTCAGCATAAATTAGCCTTAATGCGCGAGAAAGGGATCAGCAGTAAAGACTTCCGAGAACTTGCCAGCGAAGTGGGCAACTTACTGACTTATGAAGCAACCCGAGATCTTCCTACTGAAACTGTGAAGATTGAAAGTTGGAACGGAAAAATGCTTAACACACAAAAAATAAAGGGCAAAAAGATTACTGTTGTGCCTATTTTGCGTGCTGGCTTGGGTATGTTAGATGGTGTACTCAGATTGATCCCAAACGCAAAAATCAGTGTGGTTGGCTTATATCGAGACGAAGAAACACTGCAACCCGTGGCCTATTTCGATAAAGTAGTAAAAGATACCAAACAGCGTACCGCTTTGATTGTTGACCCTATGTTAGCCACTGGTGGTACGTTGATCGCCACTATAGATTTACTCAAAGAAAAAGGCTGTAAAAAAATTATGGGCTTGTTTTTAGTCGCTGCACCTGAAGGATTAGCCGCTGTGCAAGCCGCGCACCCTGATGTAGATATTTATACCGCAGCTATTGATGAAAAGTTAAATGACAAAGGTTATATCTTGCCTGGTTTAGGCGATGCGGGTGATAAAATATTCGGTACTAAATGA
- a CDS encoding cupredoxin domain-containing protein, whose translation MLRLLVLILLVNSVACDELFAATAEYKIQLKGHLFYPSKIEIPAGQKVKLIIQNMDDTPEEFDSFSLNREKVLFPNKQSFIYIGPLKPGIYDFFGEYNPNSAQGKVIVVKQKQGEPNVN comes from the coding sequence ATGCTTAGACTATTAGTGTTAATTTTACTGGTTAATTCGGTTGCGTGTGATGAGCTCTTCGCTGCCACCGCTGAATACAAAATTCAGTTAAAAGGCCATTTGTTTTATCCGTCTAAAATTGAAATCCCCGCAGGGCAAAAAGTAAAATTAATTATTCAAAACATGGATGACACCCCCGAGGAATTTGATAGTTTTTCTTTAAACCGCGAAAAAGTTTTGTTCCCCAATAAGCAGTCATTTATTTATATAGGTCCTTTAAAACCCGGTATTTATGACTTTTTTGGTGAGTACAACCCCAATTCAGCGCAAGGTAAAGTAATAGTAGTGAAGCAGAAGCAAGGAGAGCCGAATGTTAATTAA
- a CDS encoding ATP-binding protein, whose amino-acid sequence MSIRRYLTLILLSVITLVTFFAALQGYRSSMVKAGVIFDNELTSLARVFSTQSSVIQDLSNEYSDPTLIYQIWQNDQLIVSSNLVLTATIAERENGYSENNFLSQRWRTYTQYFPQSERWVIVAQPLNRRFELAEEMILAAVTPLILSIPLLAIAIYFIIHSGLSPLRHLSKDLQSKKVNDLTAVELSQDVKELKPVLHTLNQLFKRLDAAFIREKRFASDAAHELRTPLSVLKINIHNLKHELATEDFASTNLVDLENGIERMGHVVEQILLLNRTNPDQYRVSFTELNLKTLCQNTIARIYPQIAEKQQDIEFKGKDISILGDEFSLGVLLQNLIANASKYSPVAAKISVNLLQMSEQIILTVEDSGPGIAEQEYERIFERFYRVGGDRHTSTEPGCGLGLAISKHIAHLHNAKFKLTKSTALGGLSISLFFQSSLSNKSISHA is encoded by the coding sequence TTGTCAATTCGTCGTTATCTCACCTTAATTTTATTATCTGTAATCACTTTGGTTACATTTTTTGCTGCCTTACAAGGTTATCGCAGCAGTATGGTAAAAGCTGGGGTTATTTTTGATAATGAACTGACTTCATTGGCTCGTGTTTTCTCAACCCAAAGCTCTGTCATTCAAGATCTTTCGAATGAATATTCCGACCCAACATTGATTTATCAAATTTGGCAAAATGATCAATTAATAGTGAGCTCAAATCTGGTTTTAACCGCAACCATTGCAGAACGTGAAAATGGTTACTCCGAAAATAACTTCTTATCCCAACGTTGGCGCACCTATACGCAATATTTCCCCCAATCCGAACGATGGGTGATAGTTGCGCAACCATTAAATAGACGTTTTGAATTAGCCGAAGAGATGATTTTAGCGGCTGTCACCCCATTAATTTTATCTATACCTCTATTGGCCATCGCTATCTATTTCATTATTCATTCAGGGTTAAGTCCACTTAGACACCTTTCGAAAGACTTGCAATCAAAAAAAGTAAATGATTTAACTGCAGTTGAACTTAGTCAAGACGTTAAAGAATTAAAGCCTGTATTGCATACTCTTAATCAGCTATTCAAAAGGCTAGATGCTGCTTTTATCAGAGAAAAAAGGTTTGCTTCTGATGCGGCCCACGAACTTAGAACCCCCTTAAGCGTACTGAAAATTAATATCCACAACTTAAAACATGAACTTGCTACAGAGGACTTTGCTTCTACAAATTTAGTCGACCTAGAAAATGGTATTGAACGTATGGGCCATGTGGTGGAGCAAATTCTGCTACTCAATCGTACTAATCCAGACCAGTATCGAGTTAGTTTTACTGAACTCAATTTGAAAACCTTATGTCAAAATACTATTGCGAGGATCTATCCTCAAATTGCAGAGAAACAGCAAGATATTGAATTTAAAGGCAAAGACATTTCGATATTGGGCGATGAATTCTCTTTGGGGGTTTTATTACAAAACCTTATTGCCAATGCCAGTAAATATTCTCCTGTCGCAGCAAAAATATCAGTCAATTTGTTGCAAATGTCAGAGCAAATAATCTTAACTGTAGAGGACTCTGGGCCTGGAATAGCAGAACAAGAATATGAGCGAATATTTGAACGCTTTTATCGTGTGGGTGGCGATCGACATACTAGTACTGAACCTGGCTGTGGCTTGGGGTTAGCGATATCGAAACATATTGCTCACCTGCACAATGCTAAATTTAAGCTAACCAAATCTACCGCATTAGGTGGCTTATCAATTTCACTGTTTTTTCAGAGCAGCCTGTCGAACAAGAGTATTAGCCATGCTTAG
- a CDS encoding PAS domain-containing methyl-accepting chemotaxis protein — protein sequence MPRKYTNSTTLVLYPIQIRPVKVDAFLCEKNLMWFQKKNKELENQLFKKESELTAKNLMINALSTSMAIIEFSPSGHILKANENFAKTMEYSSEQIVGNHHKMFCSPELINSIDYRDFWLSLGSGKAMKGEFERITRSGKKIWLAASYCPVFDSTGQVEKVIKIASDVTDTVTHMKELKSMVNSVRRSMAVIEFDLNGTILKCNDNFLTTTGYTESELVGHHHKMFCTPEYVNSGQYREMWQNLNQGQFLSGKFKRLDKTGQPIWLEATYNPIFNADGQITTVVKFATDITDTVITSQKASQIAFESLMNTDQISQKGLGIVNEAIIAMSQVSNGLATTATSINSLSNQSEQISNIVNTISAIADQTNLLALNAAIEAARAGEQGRGFAVVADEVRQLAARTSKSTAEIDNVVKENNNLASEAVKLMEIVVESSKAGMGLVEQTGNAINEISTGTKEVVEVIKRQL from the coding sequence ATGCCTAGAAAATATACAAATAGTACTACTTTGGTTTTATATCCAATACAAATCCGACCTGTTAAGGTGGATGCTTTTTTATGTGAGAAAAACTTAATGTGGTTTCAGAAGAAAAACAAAGAACTAGAAAACCAACTTTTTAAAAAAGAAAGTGAACTGACTGCTAAAAATTTGATGATAAATGCCTTGTCTACTTCTATGGCAATAATAGAGTTTTCTCCCAGTGGTCATATTCTTAAGGCAAATGAAAATTTTGCAAAAACTATGGAGTATAGCTCTGAGCAAATCGTAGGTAATCACCACAAAATGTTTTGCTCACCTGAATTAATCAATAGCATTGATTACAGGGATTTTTGGCTAAGCCTTGGCAGTGGTAAAGCGATGAAGGGAGAGTTCGAACGTATTACTAGATCGGGCAAAAAAATATGGTTAGCTGCGAGTTATTGCCCAGTTTTTGATAGTACTGGACAAGTCGAAAAAGTCATAAAAATTGCTTCTGACGTTACCGATACTGTGACTCATATGAAAGAGTTAAAAAGTATGGTTAACTCAGTGCGAAGATCAATGGCTGTAATAGAATTTGATTTAAATGGTACTATATTAAAATGTAACGATAATTTTTTAACTACTACAGGTTACACCGAATCAGAACTTGTTGGACATCATCATAAAATGTTTTGCACCCCTGAATATGTTAACTCTGGCCAATACAGAGAAATGTGGCAGAACCTAAACCAAGGGCAGTTTTTATCTGGTAAGTTCAAAAGATTAGATAAAACGGGGCAGCCAATTTGGCTAGAAGCAACTTACAATCCAATTTTTAATGCTGATGGGCAAATAACTACAGTGGTTAAGTTTGCCACCGATATCACAGATACTGTTATAACTTCACAAAAAGCTAGCCAAATTGCATTTGAGTCCTTAATGAATACCGACCAAATATCGCAAAAAGGTTTAGGTATAGTAAATGAGGCAATTATTGCCATGTCTCAAGTTTCTAATGGTTTAGCTACAACGGCCACTAGTATTAATTCTCTTAGCAATCAATCAGAACAAATTAGTAATATTGTAAATACGATTTCAGCAATAGCAGATCAAACTAATTTATTGGCTTTAAATGCGGCAATAGAAGCAGCTAGAGCTGGTGAGCAAGGTAGAGGTTTTGCTGTAGTGGCCGATGAAGTTCGTCAGTTAGCAGCGAGAACCAGTAAATCTACCGCTGAAATAGATAACGTGGTGAAAGAAAATAATAATCTTGCGTCTGAAGCTGTGAAATTAATGGAAATAGTTGTAGAAAGCTCAAAAGCTGGAATGGGGTTAGTTGAACAAACAGGTAACGCAATTAATGAAATTAGTACAGGCACAAAAGAAGTGGTTGAAGTAATAAAACGACAACTATAA